A DNA window from Vigna angularis cultivar LongXiaoDou No.4 chromosome 1, ASM1680809v1, whole genome shotgun sequence contains the following coding sequences:
- the LOC108331088 gene encoding uncharacterized protein LOC108331088 has protein sequence MENYQYPSYPDSGDSSPRSREIDFENPPPWDDQQTQNFKAKFMCSYGGKIQPRTHDNQLSYVGGDTKILAVDRAIKFPAFLSKLAALCDATPQDLTFKYQLPGEDLDALISVTNDDDLEHMMHEYDRLYRPNSKPVRMRLFLFTLSSNPNSSFSSDRDRFVDALNSAPIPPQPDPIKTPPVTPSNVDYLFGLDKAVAPPTLPPSFAAVKFHDPAPEPVAPQPEYQVRGGISVSDRVVGSDPSANSIEIQRQLQQEMQRLQIAENEYRRRSEDGFAGGYAAAGGDYYMQKIPEKVPPANAPHPAGYWQEKQFSGEGFQTTVTTAPGGADQQVYVIPAPGTFYHAPVVRPPAAQGYYAVQRMGSEGFREQAVFGGVAQTKTAFSSAGPAQPVKASGYAEGYGVVRPAGVPDNAAYTQVAYDSASGRQVYYTAQGGVVHAPTQYQGVPVGSDVRPVGVSVGQDGKVVNKVNQGSV, from the coding sequence ATGGAGAACTATCAGTACCCCTCCTACCCTGACTCCGGCGACTCCTCGCCGCGTTCCAGGGAGATCGACTTCGAGAATCCGCCGCCCTGGGACGACCAGCAGACCCAGAACTTCAAGGCCAAGTTCATGTGCAGCTACGGCGGCAAGATCCAGCCCCGAACCCATGACAACCAGCTCTCCTACGTCGGCGGCGACACCAAGATTCTCGCCGTCGACCGCGCCATCAAGTTCCCCGCTTTCCTTTCCAAGCTCGCGGCTCTCTGTGACGCCACGCCGCAGGACCTCACCTTCAAGTACCAACTCCCTGGCGAAGACCTCGACGCCCTAATCTCCGTCACCAACGACGACGACCTGGAACACATGATGCACGAGTACGACCGTCTCTATCGCCCTAACTCCAAACCTGTTAGGATGAGACTCTTTCTCTTCACGCTTTCCTCAAACCCTAATTCCTCGTTCTCTTCGGATCGTGATCGCTTCGTTGATGCTCTTAACTCTGCTCCAATTCCTCCGCAACCTGACCCCATCAAAACACCTCCCGTTACTCCTTCCAATGTCGATTACCTCTTCGGTCTCGACAAGGCCGTTGCTCCTCCCACTCTCCCTCCTTCCTTCGCGGCCGTCAAGTTCCACGATCCCGCGCCCGAGCCAGTCGCGCCGCAGCCGGAGTATCAGGTTCGCGGTGGAATCTCCGTTTCTGATCGCGTCGTTGGATCGGATCCGAGTGCGAACTCGATCGAGATTCAGAGACAGTTGCAGCAGGAGATGCAGCGTTTGCAGATTGCTGAGAATGAATATCGGAGGAGGAGTGAGGATGGTTTCGCCGGTGGCTATGCCGCTGCGGGAGGTGATTATTACATGCAGAAGATACCGGAGAAGGTTCCGCCTGCTAATGCGCCCCATCCCGCCGGGTACTGGCAGGAGAAGCAGTTTTCCGGCGAGGGTTTTCAGACGACAGTCACGACGGCTCCCGGAGGTGCTGATCAGCAGGTCTATGTTATCCCAGCGCCAGGGACTTTCTACCACGCGCCGGTGGTGAGGCCTCCGGCGGCGCAGGGCTACTACGCAGTGCAGAGAATGGGGTCTGAGGGTTTCCGTGAGCAGGCTGTGTTCGGCGGCGTTGCTCAGACGAAGACTGCGTTTTCGTCGGCGGGGCCGGCTCAGCCGGTTAAGGCTTCCGGGTATGCTGAAGGATACGGCGTTGTGAGGCCTGCTGGGGTGCCGGATAATGCTGCGTACACGCAGGTGGCGTATGATAGTGCGAGTGGGAGGCAGGTTTACTATACTGCGCAGGGAGGGGTGGTGCACGCGCCGACGCAGTACCAAGGCGTTCCGGTGGGGTCGGATGTTAGGCCTGTTGGGGTTTCGGTGGGCCAGGATGGTAAGGTTGTTAACAAGGTTAACCAAGGTTCTGTGTGA
- the LOC108323928 gene encoding protein trichome birefringence-like 12 isoform X1 has translation MRMSPKLPSNLLPWLIVLTFATFYFFSTFLSLHTFSSSTTSQSLAISKCNLFTGQWVSDPDRTPLYDQTCPFHRNAWNCLRNERQNMSFINSWKWVPRNCHLNRIDPFRFLGRMRNRNIGFIGDSLNENFLASFLCTLRVADEGAKKWKKKGAWRGAYFPKFNVTVAYHRAVLLSRYQWQPKQAKGGMQDGSEGFYRVDVDVPADDWAKIAGFYDVLVFNTGHWWNNDKFPEEKPLVFYQAGQAIVPPLRMLDGLKVVLANMITYIQKEFPRNTLKFWRLQSPSHFYGGDWNQNGSCLFNRPLEENELDSWFEPRNNGVNREARLLNYVIEEALQGTDIHLLDLTHLSEFRADAHPAIWLGRKDAVAVWGQDCMHWCLPGVPDTWVDILSQLINDGLEKS, from the exons ATGAGAATGTCTCCGAAGCTCCCTTCGAATCTCTTACCATGGCTCATCGTACTAACATTTGCAACCTTCTATTTCTTCTCTACATTCCTCTCTCTCCACACTTTCTCTTCTTCTACAACCTCACAATCACTCGCAATCTCCAAATGCAATCTTTTCACCGGCCAATGGGTCTCGGATCCTGACCGCACCCCTCTCTACGACCAAACATGCCCTTTCCACCGTAACGCCTGGAACTGCCTCCGAAACGAGAGGCAAAATATGAGCTTCATCAACTCCTGGAAGTGGGTGCCCCGGAACTGCCACTTGAACCGGATCGACCCATTTCGGTTTCTGGGTCGGATGAGGAACAGGAACATTGGGTTTATTGGGGACTCCCTCAACGAGAATTTCTTGGCTTCTTTTCTCTGCACTCTCAGGGTCGCCGATGAGGGAGCCAAAAAGTGGAAAAAGAAGGGTGCTTGGAGGGGTGCCTATTTTCCCAAATTCAATGTCACCGTCGCTTATCACCGTGCTGTTTTGCTCTCCAGATACCA GTGGCAGCCAAAACAAGCAAAAGGTGGGATGCAAGATGGATCAGAAGGCTTTTATCGAGTTGATGTTGATGTTCCTGCTGATGATTGGGCTAAAATTGCCGGATTCTATGATGTTCTGGTGTTTAATACTGGTCACTG GTGGAATAATGACAAATTTCCAGAAGAGAAGCCTCTCGTCTTCTATCAAGCAGGACAAGCAATAGTTCCGCCTCTTAGGATGTTAGATGGACTCAAAGTTGTTCTTGCTAATATGATCACATACATTCAGAAAGAATTTCCTAGAAACACCCTTAAATTCTGGAGATTACAATCCCCAAGCCACTTTTATGGTGGTGACTGGAATCAAAATGGGAGCTGCTTGTTCAACAGGCCCCTTGAGGAGAATGAG CTTGACTCATGGTTTGAACCCAGGAACAACGGAGTTAACAGGGAAGCAAGACTATTGAATTATGTGATTGAAGAAGCATTACAAGGCACAGACATTCACTTGCTTGACTTAACTCATTTAAGTGAGTTCAGAGCTGATGCTCATCCAGCAATTTGGTTAGGAAGGAAAGATGCAGTTGCAGTATGGGGTCAGGATTGCATGCATTGGTGTCTGCCTGGTGTTCCCGACACATGGGTTGATATATTGTCACAGCTGATCAATGATGGCTTAGAAAAGAGCTGA
- the LOC108323928 gene encoding protein trichome birefringence-like 12 isoform X2 codes for MRMSPKLPSNLLPWLIVLTFATFYFFSTFLSLHTFSSSTTSQSLAISKCNLFTGQWVSDPDRTPLYDQTCPFHRNAWNCLRNERQNMSFINSWKWVPRNCHLNRIDPFRFLGRMRNRNIGFIGDSLNENFLASFLCTLRVADEGAKKWKKKGAWRGAYFPKFNVTVAYHRAVLLSRYQWQPKQAKGGMQDGSEGFYRVDVDVPADDWAKIAGFYDVLVFNTGHWWNNDKFPEEKPLVFYQAGQAIVPPLRMLDGLKVVLANMITYIQKEFPRNTLKFWRLQSPSHFYGGDWNQNGSCLFNRPLEENEEQRS; via the exons ATGAGAATGTCTCCGAAGCTCCCTTCGAATCTCTTACCATGGCTCATCGTACTAACATTTGCAACCTTCTATTTCTTCTCTACATTCCTCTCTCTCCACACTTTCTCTTCTTCTACAACCTCACAATCACTCGCAATCTCCAAATGCAATCTTTTCACCGGCCAATGGGTCTCGGATCCTGACCGCACCCCTCTCTACGACCAAACATGCCCTTTCCACCGTAACGCCTGGAACTGCCTCCGAAACGAGAGGCAAAATATGAGCTTCATCAACTCCTGGAAGTGGGTGCCCCGGAACTGCCACTTGAACCGGATCGACCCATTTCGGTTTCTGGGTCGGATGAGGAACAGGAACATTGGGTTTATTGGGGACTCCCTCAACGAGAATTTCTTGGCTTCTTTTCTCTGCACTCTCAGGGTCGCCGATGAGGGAGCCAAAAAGTGGAAAAAGAAGGGTGCTTGGAGGGGTGCCTATTTTCCCAAATTCAATGTCACCGTCGCTTATCACCGTGCTGTTTTGCTCTCCAGATACCA GTGGCAGCCAAAACAAGCAAAAGGTGGGATGCAAGATGGATCAGAAGGCTTTTATCGAGTTGATGTTGATGTTCCTGCTGATGATTGGGCTAAAATTGCCGGATTCTATGATGTTCTGGTGTTTAATACTGGTCACTG GTGGAATAATGACAAATTTCCAGAAGAGAAGCCTCTCGTCTTCTATCAAGCAGGACAAGCAATAGTTCCGCCTCTTAGGATGTTAGATGGACTCAAAGTTGTTCTTGCTAATATGATCACATACATTCAGAAAGAATTTCCTAGAAACACCCTTAAATTCTGGAGATTACAATCCCCAAGCCACTTTTATGGTGGTGACTGGAATCAAAATGGGAGCTGCTTGTTCAACAGGCCCCTTGAGGAGAATGAG GAACAACGGAGTTAA